The DNA window TGGTGGGGACGGTGTTGATGGTGCAGACGCTGCGCAACGTGCAGGGCGTGGCGCCGGGGTTCGACGCCGAAAGCGTGCTCACCGGGCGTCTGTCATTGCCCGAGGTCAAATACCCCCATACGAACAACCTGCGCGGCTTCTACACCGAACTGCTGGGGCGCCTGCGCGCGCTGCCAGACGTGGAGACGGCGGGCCTGGTCAACGACGCGCCCATGGGAGGCTCCAACGTCAACGGCGACTTCACGCTGGAGGGCGGCGCCGAGAACCCCGCCGTGCGCCAGATCACCGAGTTCCGCGTGGCCTCACCGGACTACTTCCGCACCCTGCGCATCGCGGTGAAGCAGGGCCGGGAGTTCGGGCCCCAGGACTCCGAGACGGGCGCGCCGACGGCCATCGTCAACGAGAGCTTCGTGCGCACCTTCCTGGGCGGCAAGGAGGCCCTGGGCCGACGGGTGCGCGTGGAATGGGCCGACAACGCGCCTTTTCGGGAAATCGTAGGGGTCGTGGCGGACGTCCGTCACTCACGGCTGACGCAGCCCGCGGAGCCGGAGGTGTACATGCCCTTTGACCAGCACCCGCTGCGAATCATGTCCGTCGTGTTGAAGACCCGGCGTGAGCCCTCCGCCCTTGCGGGCTCGGTGCGCCTGGAGCTCAAGGCCATGGACGCGGACCAGCCCATCTTCGACCTGCTGCCGTTCGACAGCCGGATGGAGCGACAGCTGTCGCGCCCCCTGGCGACCACTCGGTTGCTTGCCGCCTTCGCGTTGCTCGCGGTGGTGCTGGCTGGCGTGGGTGTCTACGGCGTCATGGCGTACTCGGTGGGTCAACGCACACGGGAGCTGGGCATCCGGCTGGCGCTCGGCGCGCATCCCAGACAGGTGCTGGGTCTGGTGATGCGTCAGGGCCTCCAGCTCACGCTGATGGGCGTGGGGATGGGCTTGCTCACCGCGTTTGCCTGCATGCGGCTGTTGGCCTCGCTGCTGTACGGCGTGAATGCCAACGAGCCCACTGTCTTCGCGGGAGTCGCCATCATGCTCGCGGGCGTGTCCCTGCTGGCCACGTGGGTCCCCGCGCTTCGTGCGAGCCGCGTGTCGCCCTCCGTCTCGCTGCGCGCCGAGTAGCGGACGACCCGCGCGCCCACCGCGCCGGAGCCCCTGGGGTTGTTCGCACCGCCCCAGACAAGTGCATGGGGTGACTTCGCCCCATCCCCGCTTCGCGAGACAATGAGCGAACCAGCGGACGTCCCGCACGGTTGGCCCTTTGACGCTTGGCGAGGGAAGGGTTTAAGAGTCCGCATGCACTTCGACTGGAGCTTTCTGGTGCGCGTGAGCGTGCTGGTGTTGCCCGCCATGTTGCTGATGGCCTTGCATGGCGCGGTCGCCCACGCGGCGACGCCGGGGAGCGGCGCTCCCCTGGAGAAGCTGTCGAGTCGCCGCATCTTCTTCGGGCACCAGTCGGTGGGCGGCAACCTGTTGGAGGGAGTGCAACGGCTGCCCGCGTCATCGCAGGGCCCCGCACCGCGCATCGTCGAGGTGAAGAGCCCGACGGAGACGGTGGCGCCTGGAACCCTTGCACACGCGATGGTGGGCCAGAACGAAAAGCCCGAGTCGAAGATCTCCGACTTCGAGCGGATGATGGATTCGGGGCTCGCGAAGACCACGGACGTGGCCTTCTTCAAGTTCTGCTACATCGACTTCAACGGCGCCACGGACAGCCGCGCGCTGTTCGAGAAGTACCGCGCGTCGATGGAGGGCCTGAAGGCGCGCCACCCCCACACCACCTTCGTCCACGTCACCGCGCCGCTCACCACGGTGCAGCGCGGCGCCAAGGCGTGGCTGAAGGAGCTGCTGGGCCGGCCGGTGTGGGGCATCGCGGAGAATGTGCAGCGGGAGACCTTCAACGAGCTGATGCGCAAGACGTACGGCGGCAAGGAGCCGCTGTTCGACCTGGCCCGGCTGGAGTCCACCGCGCCCGACGGCTCGCGGGAGACGTACGAGCTGAACGGACAGACGTGGCCGGCGATGGTGCCGGGATACTCGGATGATGGCGGCCACCTCAACGCGACGGGCCAGGAGCGGCTGGCCAAGGAGCTCATGAACTTCCTGGCGAACCTCCCCGCGCCCGCGGTGCAGCCTCCCATTCCCGCTGTCCAGGCCTCGCCGTGACATGACGCCGTTCCATCAATCCCTGTCTCGTGAGCTGAAGACGCTCCTGTCCCGCCTGAAGCTCAGGCGCTGTCAGGAAGTGGGGGACTCGCCCACGGTGCTGGGCCGTGTGTGGATTCACGGCGCAGGTCAAGTGCATGTCGGCAACCGCGTCATCCTGGATGGCCGGCTGGCCCCCATCGAGCTGAACGTCGTGGCGAGTGACAGCCTCATCATCCTGGGTGATGACGTGGTCCTCGAGGGCGGCGCCTCGCTGGAGGCGATGAGCTCCATCGCGGTGGGCGCGGGCTCGCGACTGGGCGCCTTCTGCAAGGTCATGGACAATCAGCACCATCCGCTCCGGGGCAACCGCCATGCGCGGCCCGCCTCGGTGCCGCTGGTCATCGAGGAGGCGGTGTCGGTGGGAAGCCGCGCCATCCTCCTTCCGGGGACACACCTCTCCAAGGGCTGCACGGTGGCGCCCGGAACGGTGGTCTCCCGCAAGATTCCGGCTGGAGTCAGCGTGGGCGGCGTACCTGCCCGAGTCCTGCGCAGGGAGGTGATGGGATGACGTCGCGTCTGCCATTCGTCCGGCTGCCCGCGGTGGCCGCCCAGCTCGAGGAGCTGCGCAAGTCCATGCAGCCCCGTGCCGAGCGCGCGGTGGCGCTGGTGCGCGCGCGCTGGGTGTTCCGTGCCGTCCAGTCGATGGGCCGCAATGTGGCCGCCTATGGGCCGCTCTCCGTGCACAACGAAGGCGAGATGGTGCTGGGAGACCGGCTCACCTTCGTGGCGGGCATGATTCCCAGCTCGCTCTCATGTCACCCGGGGGCCCAGCTCTTCATCGGGCCCGAGAGCCAGTTCAACTACGGCGTCGCGCTGGAGGCCTGGCAGTCGGTGCGCATCGGGGCCCGGTGCATGTTCGCCTCGTTCGTCCGCGTGGGGGACCGCGACGGCCGGCACACCGCGCCCATCGTCATCGAGGACGACGTCTGGGTGGCACATGGCGCCATCATCATGCCCGGGGTGCGCGTGGGCGCGCGCTCCGTGGTCGCCGCCGGCAGCATCGTCACCCAGGACGTGCCTCCCGACACCCTGGCCATGGGCAACCCCGCTCGCAACATGAGCCTGGAGCTTGTCGCCCGCGACACAGGGAGCTGACCCCCTCGAGCGTCAATTCCCGGACGCACCGAAGCTTTCGACGTCCGGGCCGTTTCCCGTTCATCCACCGCATTCCCAGACAGGACCTCCCGTGAGCATTCGTGACCGTATCCGTGCCTTCATCGTCGACACGTTCTTCGTGGACGACTTCGGCGACAACGACTCCTTCCTGCGCAAGGGACTCATCGACTCCACGGGGATGATGGAGCTGGTGTCCTTCATCGAGACCGAGTTCGGCATCAAGCTCGAGGACAAGGAGCTGGTGCCCGAGAACCTGGACTCGCTGGCGAGGGTGGTGGCCTTCGTCGAGCGCAAGCAGCCGCAGCGCCTGCCTCAAGCAGGCTGAGAGCGCGCCATGTGTGGCATCGCGGGTTTCACATTTCCGGCGGGAGGGACCGCGCGGTCCGAGCCCGCCGAGCGGCTTCGCCGGATGACGGCCAGCCTCCGCCACCGGGGCCCCGACGCACAGCGGGCCCTGCTGTTGGACGGCGTGGCCCTGGGCCACACGCGTCTGTCCATCGTCGACCTCACGGGTGGGCATCAGCCCATGCGCGACGCGGCGACGGGGCTCACCATCGTCTTCAACGGTGAAATCTTCAACCATGTGGAGCTGCGCGAGCAGCTCTCCAGCCAGTACACGTTCCGCACGCGCTCGGACACGGAGGTCATCCTCGCCGCGTTCCTCGCGTGGGGCATCGACTGTGTGCGGCGGCTCGAGGGTCAGTGGGCCTTCGCGTTGTGGGACCCGCGAGACGCCACGCTGTGGCTGTCGAGAGACCGGGTGGGCATCTGCCCGCTGTTCTACGCGGAGCTGCCCGGTGGACAGCTCGCGTTCGGCTCGGAGGCCAAGGCGCTCTTCGCGAGCGGGCTGGTGACACCCGCGCTGGATGCCCGAGGCCTGAAGCAGACGTTCCAACTGTGGGCGCCTGTCGCGCCGCGCACGTCCTTCGAGGGCGTCCGGCTGTTGCCTCCCGCGCACTCGGCGCGCTTCCGTGCGGGGAAGCTGGAGACCTTCCGGTACTGGGACCTGGACTTCGGCGTCGAGCCGAGCACGGCGAGTGACGCGCGCATCCAGGAGGAGCTCGGCGAGACGCTGGAGCGGGCCGTGCGGCTGCGTCTGCGCGCGGACGTGCCGGTGGCCGCGTACCTGTCGGGAGGACTGGACTCCAGCTTGTTGTGTGCGCTGGCGCAGGAGCAGCTCGGGGGGACGCTTCAGACGTTCTCCGTGGGCTTCGCGCATGCGCGCTTCGACGAGCGCGAGCACCAGGCCACGGTGGCGCGCGAGCTGCGGACGAACCACCGCGTGGTGGAGATGAAGGACGGGGACATCGGAGCACTGGTGCCCGGCGTCATCTTCCATGCGGAGCAGGCGATGATGCGCTCGGCGCCCGCACCGTTCCTCCGCCTGAGCGAGTGGGTGCGGGACAATCGCATCCGGGTGGTGCTCACGGGGGAGGGCTCGGATGAGATGTTCCTGGGCTACGACATCTTCAAGGAGACGAAGGTCCGTCAGTTCTGGGCGAGGCACCCCGCGTCGAAGTGGCGGCCCCTGCTCTTGCGGCGGCTCTACCCCACCCTCTCGGTGAGCCAGCAGAACGTGGAGCTCCTGCGGGAGTTCTTCGGCATGGGGCTCGACGACGCGGGGAGCCTGGGCTTCTCGCACCTGGTGCGCTGGTCGAACAGTGGCCGCATCCTGCGCTTCCTCGCGCCCGACTTCGCGGCGAGCGTGGCGGATGAGGACCCGGTGGCCTCGGTGCTGTCGACGGTTCCCTCCAAGGTGGCCTCGTGGCGTCCGCTGGCGCGGGCGCAGTACCTGGAGGCGAAGACGCTCTTGTCCGGTTACCTGCTGTCCGCGCAAGGCGACCGCATGCTCCTGGGCAATGCGGTGGAGGGGCGCTTCCCCTTCCTGGACACGTCGGTGATGGAGCTGGCGGCGCGCATCCCCGAGCGCGTGAGGCTCAAGGGCCTGGACGAGAAGAACGTGCTCAAGCGCTTCGCGCGAGGCCGTGTCCCCGCGTCGATTCTCGAGCGCAGCAAGTTCCCCTACCGCGCGCCCATCGCCGGAGCGCTGGTGGGGCCGGACGCGCCTGCTTGGGCACGAGAGCTGCTCTCACCCGAGGCCGTGGCGAAGGTGGGTGTCTTCGATGCGCGCAAGGCGGAGCGACTGGTCGCCAAGCTGCGTGCGCCCAACTCGGCCGAGAGCGAGGCCGACACGATGGCCCTCTTCGCCATCGCGTCCACGCAGTTGCTGGCACATCACTTCCTCGCGCCACGTTCGCCGCCACAGGCGGACCTGGATGCGGTGGAGCTGGAGGCGGCATGAGCGCGACGGACTCCTCTCCCACCTGGGTGCTGGCCCACGCCGCGCGCACGCCGGACGCGCCCGCCTTGGACTCGCCGTGGACGCGGCTCAATTACCGACGGCTCGCCGAGGCCCTGCGTGCGCTCGCGGGGCACCTGCGGGCCTCAGGCGTCGCACCGGGCGACAAGGTGCTCATCGCCCTGCCCCTGGGCTCCGCGGGCGCGGTGGCGGGCCTCGCGGTCCAGGCGTTGGGCGCGTGCGCGGTGGAGTTGGACCGGGAGACGGGCGCAAGCTCCGTCGACGCCATCCTCGCGCAGACCCAGGCCCGCCATGCCTTCATCTTCGGACAGGATGCCCGCAAATGGGCGGGCAAGCCGGGCCTGGGGCACCTGTATGTGATTCACTCCACGCGCCCCCCTGAGCGCATGCTGCAAGCCCTGTCACCCGCGACGTGCACGTGGGTGCAGGAGGACGGCGCCCTCGACCCCGACGCGCCGGTGACGCCGCTGAGCGCACTCCCGGAGGTGAAGTCCGACGCACACGCGGCCATCGTCTACACCTCTGGCAGCACCGGCACGCCTCGCGGCGTCATCCAGACGTTTGGAAACATCGCCGCGAACACGCGCTCCATCGTGGAGTACCTGGGCCTGTCGTCGCGCGACCGGGCGCACCTGGTCCTCCCGCTGCACTATTGCTACGGAAAGAGCGTCCTGCAGACGCACCTGCTCGTGGGCGGCTCGGTCTTCCTGGACCCTCGCTTCATGTATCCGCAGGTGGTGCTGGAGGCCATGGCGGAGGAGCGAAGCACGGGCTTCGCGGGTGTCCCGCTGACATTCGAACTGCTGCGGCGTCAGGCGGGAGCGGAGGCGCTGTCGAAGCTGCGCCTGCGCTACGCCACACAGGCCGGCGGCGGCATGTCACCCGACACGATTCAGTGGACGCGGGAGGCGCTGTATCCCGCGGAGCTGTACGTCATGTACGGCCAGACCGAGGCCACGGCCCGACTGAGCTATCTGCCGCCCACCCGGGCCGCGGAGAAGGCGGGCTCCATCGGCGTCCCCATTCCGGGCGTGGAGCTGCGCGTGGTGGGTGACGACGGCGTCCCCCTCTCCTCGGGCGAGACAGGGAACCTGGTGGCGAGGGGCGCCAACGTGACGCCTGGCTATCTGGGCGCGCCCGAGGAGACAGCCACCATCCTCCGGGACGGCTGGCTCTGGACAGGCGACCTCGCCTGGAAGGACGCGGACGGCTTCATCTTCCTGGTGGGGCGCGCCAAGGAGATTCTCAAGATAGGTGGCCACCGGGTGAGCCCGGCGGAGCTGGAGCACCAGCTCGCGCGTCACGCGGCGGTGCGCGAGGTGGCGGTGGTGGGTGTGCCGGACGCGCTGGGCGGAGAAGCGGCCTGCGCGGTGGTGGTGATTCAGGAGGGAGCCACGGTGAAGGAGGACGAGCTGCGGCGGTTCTGCAGGGAAGCCCTGCCGGCGCACAAGGTCCCCAAGCATGTGGTGTTCACGGACGCATTGCCTCGCGGGCCCAGTGGGAAGGTGCTCAAGGCGGAGCTGCGCACCCGGTATTCGTCGGTCGGTTCTTCGTGAAGGGTTTGAGAGGGGTCTACACAATGA is part of the Myxococcus landrumus genome and encodes:
- a CDS encoding acyltransferase, with the translated sequence MTPFHQSLSRELKTLLSRLKLRRCQEVGDSPTVLGRVWIHGAGQVHVGNRVILDGRLAPIELNVVASDSLIILGDDVVLEGGASLEAMSSIAVGAGSRLGAFCKVMDNQHHPLRGNRHARPASVPLVIEEAVSVGSRAILLPGTHLSKGCTVAPGTVVSRKIPAGVSVGGVPARVLRREVMG
- a CDS encoding acyltransferase, whose amino-acid sequence is MTSRLPFVRLPAVAAQLEELRKSMQPRAERAVALVRARWVFRAVQSMGRNVAAYGPLSVHNEGEMVLGDRLTFVAGMIPSSLSCHPGAQLFIGPESQFNYGVALEAWQSVRIGARCMFASFVRVGDRDGRHTAPIVIEDDVWVAHGAIIMPGVRVGARSVVAAGSIVTQDVPPDTLAMGNPARNMSLELVARDTGS
- a CDS encoding acyl carrier protein; protein product: MSIRDRIRAFIVDTFFVDDFGDNDSFLRKGLIDSTGMMELVSFIETEFGIKLEDKELVPENLDSLARVVAFVERKQPQRLPQAG
- the asnB gene encoding asparagine synthase (glutamine-hydrolyzing), coding for MCGIAGFTFPAGGTARSEPAERLRRMTASLRHRGPDAQRALLLDGVALGHTRLSIVDLTGGHQPMRDAATGLTIVFNGEIFNHVELREQLSSQYTFRTRSDTEVILAAFLAWGIDCVRRLEGQWAFALWDPRDATLWLSRDRVGICPLFYAELPGGQLAFGSEAKALFASGLVTPALDARGLKQTFQLWAPVAPRTSFEGVRLLPPAHSARFRAGKLETFRYWDLDFGVEPSTASDARIQEELGETLERAVRLRLRADVPVAAYLSGGLDSSLLCALAQEQLGGTLQTFSVGFAHARFDEREHQATVARELRTNHRVVEMKDGDIGALVPGVIFHAEQAMMRSAPAPFLRLSEWVRDNRIRVVLTGEGSDEMFLGYDIFKETKVRQFWARHPASKWRPLLLRRLYPTLSVSQQNVELLREFFGMGLDDAGSLGFSHLVRWSNSGRILRFLAPDFAASVADEDPVASVLSTVPSKVASWRPLARAQYLEAKTLLSGYLLSAQGDRMLLGNAVEGRFPFLDTSVMELAARIPERVRLKGLDEKNVLKRFARGRVPASILERSKFPYRAPIAGALVGPDAPAWARELLSPEAVAKVGVFDARKAERLVAKLRAPNSAESEADTMALFAIASTQLLAHHFLAPRSPPQADLDAVELEAA
- a CDS encoding class I adenylate-forming enzyme family protein, translated to MSATDSSPTWVLAHAARTPDAPALDSPWTRLNYRRLAEALRALAGHLRASGVAPGDKVLIALPLGSAGAVAGLAVQALGACAVELDRETGASSVDAILAQTQARHAFIFGQDARKWAGKPGLGHLYVIHSTRPPERMLQALSPATCTWVQEDGALDPDAPVTPLSALPEVKSDAHAAIVYTSGSTGTPRGVIQTFGNIAANTRSIVEYLGLSSRDRAHLVLPLHYCYGKSVLQTHLLVGGSVFLDPRFMYPQVVLEAMAEERSTGFAGVPLTFELLRRQAGAEALSKLRLRYATQAGGGMSPDTIQWTREALYPAELYVMYGQTEATARLSYLPPTRAAEKAGSIGVPIPGVELRVVGDDGVPLSSGETGNLVARGANVTPGYLGAPEETATILRDGWLWTGDLAWKDADGFIFLVGRAKEILKIGGHRVSPAELEHQLARHAAVREVAVVGVPDALGGEAACAVVVIQEGATVKEDELRRFCREALPAHKVPKHVVFTDALPRGPSGKVLKAELRTRYSSVGSS